The following DNA comes from Zonotrichia leucophrys gambelii isolate GWCS_2022_RI chromosome 4A, RI_Zleu_2.0, whole genome shotgun sequence.
cctgagcagccctgctttCTGCCAGTCCATAGCCACCAGCATTAATTAGCTCAACAATTACAGGAtggggatgcactgagttctggCTGTCCCCAGTGGGGCAGTGTCTCAGTGGGACTCACCACATCACTTGACTGCACCCCGGGAGGAGTGGGGCAAGCTGCTGGCATCTTTGCACTTCTTCAGTTCCCCTCCTTGGGGTCTCCCTTCCTCACCTTCTCAGCTGCCTGTCCTGAGCAGGGAcggccagctgggctggggacagccagagggGACAGTCACCATCCCTTCACATGCCCCCTGCTCCAGgacctggcagcaggagcagggtccCAGGTGCTGTTTTTCTTGCAGAGGAGTATGAGGAGCAGTACACCGAGAGCAGGGTCACTGGGCAGACCTTCCGTGCTGCTGGTCACCCGCCCTCCGACACCTCCCCTGAACCATCACCTCGACCCCCACCTGCCAAGCGCCTTGAGTTCGTGCTTATGGTGAGTTCTGAGGTGGCAGGGCGGGCAGCAAGTCCCTGTTTGTGTTCCACCCTTGTGCCTTTAGTGGCTGACGTGCCTTTCTCCCTGTAGCCCCCGAGCCAGCGAGCGGCCGAAGAGGAGaccaccagcagcactgtgctcaGTGCTCGGCCTCCTGACAcctccctgagcctccccaCCAGTCCAGACAAGCAGCAACCCTGGCCCAGTGCTTTCCCCTTGCCCCCTGAGGAGGAGAAGCAGtggcaccagcccagctccatccagaCCAACATTGTCCCCATCAATGTCTCTGGTAGGGCAGCACCCCATGGCAAgatggggggacacggggtgcAGGCAGAGATGTGCCCCAGCAGCCATCTGGGGCAGGGGATGGGTGGTGggagggggctgtggctgcaagCTGTGTTCCTGTGGGTTAGGTGGGcaccagggcagagaggggacagcagggccatgCTGGCATCCATCACTCCCAGCCATCTCTCATGCCATCTGCAACTTTGTGCGTCCAGTCCGCTGGTCATGCTGCTGGCAGGTCTCACATCCCTTATGTAATGTCCAGCCAGTCAGGTCTGTTGTCACCTGGGCTCTCACCACATACTGTGCACCCTGCCTGACTCACCTGTCTcccctgtctgtccatctgctcATCCTCTCAgggccacagctcccagcagcgcAGTCCTGCCCAGTCCTTGCAGACACAGGTGCCATGCTCTGGCCCAGGTCAGAGTCAGGGGCTAGTGACTGGGTGAGGTGCCCCTTCTgaaaggcaaaggtgtctctcTGCACTTTCCCTCCACCatggagagctgtgccagggccacattggtccctttccctctccatgCCTCATGTACCCATCCCCGGTCTGGCTCAGCTCAGTGGTGTAGGGCCCAGCCTCACCAGCACAGACTAGTGCCTGTCATGCAGTGCAGGGCTGGTCTCTGTGGCTTTCCATCCATCCCACTTCCATCTGCAGCATTCCCACCGTGCCTCCATTTCCCCCGTGCTCATCTCACATGGCTCACACCATCGTCCTGCATCCCACACTcccacctgtgtcaccatgccgggctggggacagcagagaacaCAGGTGATGGAGGGGCCGAGCTCCCGGCCCAGCAGCGGCTCCGGCACCGCCCGTACGCTGTTTGTTTTGGCTACAGGGCAGCACTTTGCTAGGCTTGCGAGTGCTCGTCACTCCCTGTTTAACACAGAGACTGCGATGAACCCAAAGTCCACCCTGCGGCGTAGACGGACCATTATTGGATTCCCTAACCTGTCCCTGCGAGACCAAGGTGACGGCAAGAAGCGCGCAGGCTGctcccgggcagggctggcagcccccagagctgccctgatgGTGGCACAGCCATCCCGAGGctggcagccagcccaggcacagacccctgggctctggggacacccagaccACGGGGAGGTGCAGGCATCACACTGGCTCTGCGCCCTCCCAAGGCACTGAGGTGCTGGGCTcactggtgacactgggctggcctggggctggtCTGGCATGAGGGACAGCCCCTTCATCCTGAGTCAGGATTCTGAGGCAGGAGTAACCCAGCCTCGGCTCCAAGAAGGAggcctccctgtgcccatttcCCCATGGGCAGACCCTGTCTCAGgctgccatggctgtggggCACACACCTGGCCAGGTCTTTGGTGGGGCTGGCGAGCTGGCCATGCCATGTGAGAGCGGCTGGAGTGCATGTGAGAGTGGCTGGAGTGCTTCCAGGCTGGCATTGGACCCTTGGGAACAGCAGCCACTGTGGTTCAGAGgtgctgtcctgctgtcccctaTGGAAGGTGCAGAGAAATCAGAGCCAGCCTCTCTCTGAAGGGAGGTAGAGACAGGAAGAGAAGCCATGACACCAGCTGCTCCAAGGCAGTTTTCACGGGGTAGGAGGAAGGTTTCTTCCCATGACAGTGGTCAGACCATCAATAGGATGGTCACGGCTCCTCCTTGGAGTCAGTCAGACCTCAGCCCACCACAGCCTTGAGCGTTGCTGTCTGCTGGGGGTGTTCAGAGTGGGGTTGCTGGCTCCTGTGATGGGGTGGCACTGTGAGCCACcatgtccctctctgtcccagctggcAATGCCTGACCTGGCTCCTCCTGAACCCCATCTGACTCCCCACcatggagcagcaccagggcaacACTTTGGTTGCCATGGGACTGATGTCCCCATGTGTAGAGcctcctgctgtggctgcttaTTTGCCCCTGGCACATTCCAGCGTGCCGTCAGACCCACATTTTATGCCTGGGCAGAGGTGCAGCCTCCAGACTGGCCACAGGCTGGGACAGCATGCAGAGGAGGGCCATGTCCCTGTGAGGGAGGCGGGATGGTGCTCACCAGGCTGTgtctctccctgcaggcagtgccAACGGCCCCACCTCCAGCACACACGCGCCCATCGATGagtccctgtcctgcagctttGTGCCTGAGACCACGAGCAGGGGCACTGTGCCCCAGGAGATCAGCGCTCGTCCGCCCCTTTCAGCCCCACTGAGGAAGACCTTCAGTGACCTCGGGGCCCTTCGCTGCCAGCCACCTGCTGccatggatggggcagccaacccctgtgccagtgcctgcaATGGGACACAGGGCATCCCTTTTTCTCCGCCCTGGACCCCCGTGGGTTATGGGAGCCCCCCCAGCCTTACCTCTGGCCCAGGCAAGGGGCCCACCTGCACCTCACCGGGCGGCTTCATCCCATCACCCAGCCCAGGTTCACCCGCCGCCTCCACCTCCTTCTTCATCGCCACAGAAGAGCGCATGGGCAGCAATGGGCCCAGCTTTTTCTCTGGCCCAGTGCCTGCTTCCccccccagctccaggtgcATCCAGGGAGCCAAGGGGAATTTCTTGCCAGGAAGCCaagaggagctggagccagcggcagggccagcacagctggaggtgGAGCGGGCAGGGTGCCGGTTCCGTGAGCGGTCACTGTCGGTGCCCACTGACTCGGGGTCCCTCTGCTCTGTAGACATCACATATGCTGAGACCCGGCGGGGCAGCGCCAACTACGCTCTGGGCTACCCCAGCGCCAGCTCCgagggcagcaccagcaccgaCAACgtctccctggggctggagcctgaggggcagcggcggcggcgctccAAGAGCATCTCCCTGAAGAAGGCCAAGAAGAAGCCCTCGCCGCCCACGCGCAGCGTCTCACTGATCAAAGAGGGGCCGGATGGTGATGAGGGGCTCAGTGCGGCACTGCCCAAGGACCAGCGGCCCAAGAGCCTGTGCATCCCACCAGAGCTCCAGGGTCACCGGCTGGTGCACGCCGACCCTCAGGGGAGTGCAGGCAGGGAGCCCAACAGCACAACTGCCCCCCACCAGTGGCATCTCACAGACtggagggctggcagtgatCCCTACCAGTCCCTCTCTGGCTCAAGCACAACCACAGGGACCACGGCTGTTGAGTGTGCCAAGACACGGGGCAGCTCTGAGTCCCTCGTGTCTCCTTCAGTCTCCAGGGCCACGAcgccctcccagctctctgccgAGGCAGACCTCAAGACCTCCTCGCCAGGCAGGCCCACAGGGCTGATGTCCCCATCCAGCGGGTACTCCAGCCAGTCAGAGACCCCAACCCCCACCGTACCCACCTCCACCATCCTCGGGCACTCCCCGCACCAGGTGCGTGTGAGGCCACTGGTCCCCGAGAGGAAATCCTCTCTGCCCCCCACATCCCCCATGGAGAGGAGCCCCAAGGGCAGGCTGTCCTTCGACCTCCCACTGACTCCACCCGCCCACCTCGACCTCTCAGGGCTGAAGATCTCCCTGAAGGGGAAGACTAAGGTCAGCCGGCACCACTCTGACTCCACCTTTGGCACCAAGCTGGCCCAGAAGACCAGTCCCATCACACCCATCATGCCCGTGGTGACACAGTCCGACCTGCGCTCTGTCCGCCTCCGCTCCATCAGCCGCTCAGAGCCAGAGGACAGCGCTGATGGCCCAGAACACACAGAGGAGCCAGCACAcatcccctgcccagggccGGAGAGAAAAGTGAAGCCACCTGTGGCAGAGAAGCCACCCCTGGCCAGGCGCCCCCCGTGCATCCTGCCCAAGCCCCCAGTTCTGCGGGAGgagggtcccctgtcccccaaatccccaccagGCACTACCGCCAAGGAGAaggggctggcacaggatgCTTTTGTGGTGCGGCGGAGAGGGGAGCTGAGgaggagctcagctctgggggAGTCCCACTTGTCCCTGACCCCAGCGGGGCCCCGGCggctctcccagggcagcctggacGAGCGGAGCAGTGCCGAGGGCGAGCGCAGGAAGGCCAAGGTACCCCCGCCAGTGCCCAAAAAGCCCAGCGTGCTGTACCTGCCactcatcccagccccagcacagctgggagctggtgTGGGGGACCTGccacccacccccagccccatcatCACCCTGGACACTGACCCCACCTGCTGCGACCCTGACGCTGAGGAGCCGCCATCCCCCAAGGCCGTGGGCACCACGCCTGCCAGCGAGCCTGCCCCAGAGCAAGGTGAGGGTCTCTCCACCACTGTGGTGGGATCACCCCAGGGATAATGGTGCTCCATGCTGCACAGGGGATTCACTGCTGGCTTCTCCCTGACcacaggcagctcagcagaAGCTGGCATGGAAGAGAAGAGCTTTGCCAGTGACAAGACAGCCGAGTCCATCGTGGAGGAGGACGATGAGGTGTTCACAACGTCCCGCACTACGGAGGATCTCTTCACAGTGATCCACAGGTAAGGCTGGTGCATGCACCCGAGGGGACAGCCCCTGCACCCActgtcacagctctgggtgTAGTGTCTCTCCACCATGACAGCTCCATTTTCCATACTGGGGCCAATGTTCATCCTTGGGGACAGCCCAGTTGCTGCTACCTTGAGCAGAGTGCAACCAGCAGGGAGAGTCCAGATTAGTCCTACCTGCCAGGAGCACCACCTGCCATGCCCATGTTATCACCTTGCCCCAGTGGAGCAGGCTGGGCACTACCATGCCCCTCGCTCTGGGACCTCACCCCAGTCCCAGACTGCTCCTACCCGTGTCCCTTTGGTGCCTAGGTCAAAGAGGAAGGTCCTGGGGAGGAAAGAGCCTGGTGACACCTTCAGCAGCCGACCCACCTCCCACTCACCTGTAAAGACTTCAAGCTCCCCAGCTGGTGAgtctctggcagcagcaggcagcagtgggaaGTCTTCCAGCAGGAATGAGGATTTTAAAGCCCTGCTCCAgaagaagagcagcaaaacaagccCTGGTACTCGGCCATCTGCCGCTGAACTGCTCAAGACCACAAACCCGCTGGCCCGGAGGGTCATCACAGAGTTTGCCCCTGAGCTGGACAGTGCAAACAGCCCCAAAAGCCAGCCCTGACCACACAGGGGCTCCTCCAGCCGAGAGGAGAGAGCGCTGCAGAGAGAGCGCTGCTGCAAagggctgtcctggctgctggggagccCCTGTATCCTGCTGGGGGGTTCTTCTGCTTTTGTTCCTtacctggagagctgctggcagagaggCAGTAGCTGGAGCCCAAGCTCTCATGACTCTGGGCCCTTCCCATGGGAGAAGTTGCTGGAACTGGCCCTGGCTGAGCCAGCTCCTGGGACTGAAGGCACCTGCCCAGGAAGCAGAACAGGATCACAGCCCCTGGTGTTGCCTGATGCCTGGTGCAAAGCAGCTTGAGACTCTCTGGTCCCTTCGGCATGTGGTACTTTAAACAGATTTTCTAATGCACAGTGGTGGTGATGTTTGATTCTCTTCCCTTTGACATTGTACCTTGAGTTTCCCATGCAGAGATCCCCTGGTTGAATTCAGCTGGACACACAGATGCactttgggaagatgccagggGTTCAGCTGGATCTGCGGTTGCTTTTGAAGAGTCACAGGAGGTTCCCTGTCATTGCCCTGAACATCCTCCCTGTCACACAGGGAACTGGCAGCCAGCGTCCACAGCCAGCGCCACCACCTCAAGCCAAACCCCCACCCCTTGAAAGCccccaaaatgctgcattttggaGCTCCTCAGCTCAGTCCAAAAACAAACCTTGGGGTCTTCTCCACTACCAGTCCCCCCTGGCCTCACTGCACAGGGGGTCTGGCAGCCGCCCCACTCCCACGCCAGGGGTCCTGCacccagctgccagctggggcaATGAGGGTGCTGTGCCACGGGAAGGAAGCTCGtacccagctctgcctcctgcatcTCCACAACAGACCCTGCGACAacttctcctgcagccctggccaccAGAGGTCCTGAGATGCTACCAAGATGGTGGCTGGAATCCAGATGGACTTCACCTGAGCCACCTCCCTGGTGGCTCCGGGGTCCCCCCAGGATTGTCCACCACTCACCTGTGCCCACTGGCCACCAAGGAGCTGAGCAAGGCCAAGTGGGACACGTGCCATCAGGGCATGTGCACAGGGCCATGGAAGAGAGTTTGCACGTCCCCAGGTGGGATTTGTCGTCCTCACCCCCAGCTGCCTCTTCCTGGCCGGGCTCCAGCATGGGGGCCCAGCAGCCAGTAGCAGAGGCTGTGGtgtgggctcagggcagggcagggaggaaacacgagctctgagcaggagcaTGGCCACATGCCCAGAGAAACAGGAAGGGCCAGCCATGGCTGACAAGGAAACAGAGTGTTTAGGGAAATTTCTGCTTGATTCCTTGATGTATTTCCACACACTCCAgccttcctgtgctgcagggggaGCCGTGCAGTGggtccaggcagcagcagggcaccaCAGCACTGCTTCAGCTGCCCCTCTGAGgggcctgggctgctctggggggtCTCTGCCtcaccaggagctctggggagcaCAACCCAGGCAAACACTTCCCCATCCTTTGCCACCACCTTGGATCTGATCCCACTGAGGCTCCGGTGggttcccctcccctccctcctggtACTTGCCcatctctctctttcctctcccagggctgcagattTAAGCCTGTAATTAAGAGCCAGGCTGagaaactcaggaaaaaaaatcacaaaaaaagcTCCAATGAATGTCCACATTTCACCCTTATCCCATGGCCTCAGCTAGTGGCAGGGTGCTGGCGTGGGATGGGGCCAGGGCACAGCTTGGGAAGCTCTGGGAACAGGTACATTTTGCACATGACTGCTCAGGAAACCAGGGACAGAGTCGATAaagggggctggggacaagcacagggcagggaccccCCTGCAACAGCCCCAGCACCACTGGCAGCTGGAGTGGCCGATGCTGCTGGGGTGAAATATCCAAGTGGACCAGAGGTCAGCTGTGGGACAGAGGTTGGCCATGAGATGGAGATCCTAATTTCCCTGGCCGGAGGAACGTGCTCTTGCTGGGGCTCTTCCTGGCTGAGCGCTCGTCTCTGGCcgctctctccctgctccccctggcTGCAGCTACTCCACTGGGAAGGCAGTGGGTTCCCGGGACGAGTCCGGCCggcaggacagccctgccccggcgTGCGGGCCGCCAAGGTGCCAACTATGGAATGCTGTACTTTTTATCTCGCCAGCTTGGTAAagtgctccctgctgcctgcctgtgcctgtTCTTCTTTGGGCTGCTGAgggactggggctggggaggtgggCACCTCCTGACTGCCCTGGGAGAAGAACCGGCCCTATTTGCTGGGGCTTTTCACGGCGTTTGCCGCGCACTCCGGTGTCCCCGTGGCTCTGGAGCGGGGGGGGCGCAGGGACACGGTGAGGGGTCAGGGGCGGCCCAGGCTGGGCGCTGGGGAGAGGCCGGAGGGGGGCCCGGGGATGGTGTGAGGGGCTGCGGACGGACTTGGCGTCCggggagaaggtgggatggatGAGAGGGACAGAACAGTCCGGGGGGACTGCTGGGGTAACTCCTcgtgctgggagggagctggggacagccctggacCCTGGGCACAGGCCGAGGGGAGAACTGGAGTTGGGGAGGGGTGGATCGGGAATTGGAATCCTGGGGCCGGTGGGATGGATGAGGGGACAGCCCTCAGTGTTGGGGCCAGCCCTGGGCGGGCGCTGGGTACGATCGTGGATGCCGAACGCAGCCCTGCGTGCCGGGTGCCCACAGCCCCGTCCGGGCAGGCACATCACCGTGTCCCGCAGCCCCGTGGGGCAGCTCCATGCCGGCACCGCGCGGGCAGCCGGGGGCCTCGGGGCGGGGCGGTGCAAGGGCGGCCCCGCCCTGCGGGGAGTGCGGCGTGGGGGCCTTACGGCAGCAAGATGGCGCCCAAAGGGAAAGGCGGCGGCAAAGCCGGGAAGGGTGAGCGGGGCTgggcggcaccggcaccggccgGGCGGGGGTGCTGGGCCGGCCCCGGCCGGGCGGGGGTGCTGGGCCGGCCCCAGCCGGGCTGGGGTTGTGGGCCGGTACCGGCCGGGTTGGGGTGCTgggccgggaccgggaccggccGGGCTGGGGCCCGGAGGCGGTGGGGGCCGAGCCAGTCTCAGAGCCCGGCAGGGCCGGCGGGGACCGGGCCGGTGTCAGGATGATCGGTTCACAGGCGGCGacagcggcagcggcagcgaGAGCAAAGCACAGGGCCCGAAGGGAGGCGGCAGCGCCGTCAAGGTGAGCGCGGGGGGCGTGGGGGACCAGGCGGGCTGCGGGTTCTctgccccagcacctgcaggctCGTcccgcccgccggccccgctcgccacagccccgctgcccgcccCTCCAGGTTCGGCACATCCTGTGCGAAAAGCACGGCCGGGCCATGGAGgccatggagaagctgaagtcTGGACAGCGCTTTAGCGAGGTGGCGGCACAGTACAGCGAGGACAAGGCCAGGCAAGGGGTGAGTGAGTGCTGCACCAGACAGGGCGGTGGGGCcgggcagcaggagcctgggtCCTGCTCGTCACCAGCAGGACCTGTCCCACGGCCACATCACCCACCCTCCCTGCTCCGAGTCTCAAGGCTTAACCCCCACGGTCCCTTGCTGCAGGGAGACCTGGGCTGGATGACCAGAGGCTCCATGGTGGGACCATTCCAGGAGGCAGCATTTGCCCTGCCTGTGAGCAGCATGGACAAGCCCGTGTACACGGACCCTCCCGTCAAGACCAAGTTCGGATACCACATTATCATGGTGgaaggcagaaaataaaatgtgaatgacCATGATGACCTTGTTGACTGCTTGAATCCCGAGTCCCAGACACCTTGGCCTTGGAGCAAGTTGGGCACAACCAGCAACATGCCTGGAAGCaggctggctgtccctgccactgtgctagcagagcagggccctgcctgAAGAGGTAAAGTGTCCCTGGGAAGGGTGAAACAAGAGCCTTTTATAGATGTTGATGTCTCTGTTGCCTGGCAGGCCAGCCTCTTCCTTCTCCACATTATCTGTGGAGATAATGGCCTGTCACTGGAGTGAGGTGCCCAGGTTTTTATCTGCAAACAGAAATGATGCAGAAAAGGACAGAGGGGCCCCAGGGCTTGGTCTCCATCCTCCCCAAGAGGATGCAGTCGGCTCCAATGGTGCAATTTATGCTCCAGAGCTTCAGGACAGTCCCTTCAGTGGAGGGTGGGTAACACTGGAGCTGGGTCAggccaggcagggaagggacctgggggtaGGAGGGGAGGATGAGCTCTCCTGAGCACAGACTGATCTCTTCCTACAGCTCCACCTTGCCCACTCAGAGCTGGGGGAAGAGACTGAATAATTCAGGTTTGGATAAGGAAAAAAGCCACTAAACACTTGTGTGCCGCTTCCTGCGttcccctgtgctgtgggcagtgcaAGGGAAGCAGCCCAGCAAGATTCCTGCTATctcaggagcccagcccagagccatgATCCCCTTGATGCCCACAGAGCCTCCAAACCAGCCAGAGCTCCAGCAACAGGCACCAGCTTTGTTTACAGGTGAGCACCatgcacagagctcagagatGAGGAGGAAAcatcaaagaagaaaaggtccttctcttccctcccttttcaGGGTGTTGGTTTTGCTGAGTATGGAATGCTCAGAGAAGCCAACGAATGGCTTGCAGTGGAGAGCagacaggctgcccagagcagacacTGCCCCATGTAAAGGTGCTCTGTTAATAAACCACTCATTTCCAGGCTACCAGAACCCTGTTCTTTCTTTTGGCAAAAACACATTGACACAACTGCACCTGCAAATCTGCCGTGTTTGCTGTGGTTCCAAATACAGAGAGCTCGTCTCCCAaactgcacagctcagccaggtGTGGGGTCCTGTGCTACGGTGTGGTATTGCAGAAGGCAATGCCATGGCACAAGGAAACATCCCTGTCTGCCGCTGGGCTGTTACCAGGTGAGACTGGCAGGATAAGCACACCAGGCTGAGGCTGTGTTGGTGAGGGCAGAATCACTCAAAGCCAGAACAAGGAACTTTTGAGCTGCTGGTTTGTAAGATTGAGGCACTCTCAGCCAGTTTGCTGACAACGCTGAGCTGTGTGGTGTGGTCACACACTGGAAAGGATggatccagagggacctggacaggctggagaggtgaGACCATGTGAAAAGTACAAGGTTCTACACCTGGGTTAGAACATTCTCAGGCACAGCTGAAGAAGGGGCAGAGAAGGGATTGAGAGCAGTCCTGGGAGAAGGGCTTGGGGTGATGGCTAACAAAAAACTCATGAAAacccatgagccagcagtgagcattcccagcccagaaaccctctgtgtcctgggctgcacccaaaGGAACAtgggcagcaggtgagggaggggattctccCCTGCTCCCAAGATCCTGCCTAGAGTCCTGCACACAGTTCACGCAGCataagaaggacatggaactgttggagcaagtccagaagAGGCCATGAAGTTGATAagaggactggagcatctcccctgtgaagaaaggctgagagagttggggctTTTCAGGCTCTTTAGCCTGGGGAAGGTTGTATGGACACCTCAGAGCACATTTCAGTATCTGAAAGGGCCTACAAGGGAGCCAGAGAGGGATTCTATCCAGAACTGGAATGACAGGATACAGAGTAATGGATTTAGGCTGACAAGAGGACAGAAGGGATattggaaagaaattatttcttgtgAGAGTGATAAAACActgcacaggttgcccagagaagctgtggctgccccatccatAGAAGTGTTTCAAGGtcaggcttggagcaacctgatctagtggaaggagTCCTTGCTTgtggcaggggttggaactggaaGGTCTGTAAGGCACCCAAATGTTGGGTGACCTTCAGGCACCCAAATTGGCTTATTTAAAACCCAAAGGAGGGAGGAACCACAGCACCACAGAACTGGGCTGTACAGTGACCATGGGACTGTACTGTCCCCACCTTCTcagg
Coding sequences within:
- the PIN4 gene encoding peptidyl-prolyl cis-trans isomerase NIMA-interacting 4 is translated as MAPKGKGGGKAGKGGDSGSGSESKAQGPKGGGSAVKVRHILCEKHGRAMEAMEKLKSGQRFSEVAAQYSEDKARQGGDLGWMTRGSMVGPFQEAAFALPVSSMDKPVYTDPPVKTKFGYHIIMVEGRK